The Pyxidicoccus sp. MSG2 DNA segment CCACACGGCTGGAACGGTTTCCCTCGGGAATCCCTACCCGTCACAGCGCGCCCGGAGCATGGCCGCGCGATTGCACAAGGTGCCCGCCAGCAGAGCCGGGAGGAGCCGCCATGCCCCGTATCGCGAGCACCGAAATCATCGTCCCCAAGTCCCTGTCCCTGGAGGCCCGGGCGCGCCTGACGGACGCGCTGTACGCCGTCCACCAGCAGATCTTCGACGGCGTGGAGCGGGAGTCGTTCGCGAAGTACGTGGTGGAGTCCAAGGCGGAGCAGACCTGGATTCAGGTCCACAAGAACGAGGCGGGCGACATCGTCGGCTACTTCGCGATGCACGTCTTCGAGAAGCCGCTCAACGGCGTGACGACGGCGGTGTTCCGCGCGGAAGCGGGCTCGCTGCGGGCGTACCGGGGGGCGAACACCAACACGCGCTTCGGGCTGTCGCTGGTGCTCAAGTACATGCTGCGGCACCCGGGCCGGCCCGCGTACTACATGGGCTCGCTGGTGCACCCGTCGAGCTACGCGCTGTTCGCCAAGTACTGCGGCGAGGTGTGGCCGCGCCGCGAGCAGCCGGTGCCGCCGCAGCTGCTGGCCTTCATGGACGGGCTGGCCACGGAGTTCGGCCTGGAGAAGGTGGACGCGGCCAACCCGCTGCTGCGCGAGGTGGGCTGGCGCACGCGCGAGTCCGAGGTGGAGCGGGACTACTGGCGCCAGTGCGACAAGCCGGCCGCGCGCTACTTCATGGAGGCCAACCCCGGCTACGTGAACGGGCACGGGCTGGTGACGCTGGTGCCGGCGACGGCGGCCAACATCCTGAGCGTGCTGAGCGTGCTGGTCGGCCGCTCGCTGCGCAAGCCGATGGACGCGCTGCGGGCCCTGGCGCGGCGGCTGCCCGGCGGCGCGAAGCTGCGGCGCTCGGAGGTGGTGCGGCAGCTGAGGGCGTCCCCGCTGTTCGCGCGCTTCGGCACGCAGGCGCTGGAGTCGCTGGCCGCGAGCGCGCAGGTGATGGAGCTGCCCGCGGGCCGCTACGTGTTCCGCAAGGGTGACGCGAGCGACGAGCTGTACCTGCTGGCGCGGGGCGCGGCCTACGTGCTGGCGGAGAACGGCGGGGGCGAGGAGGGGGTGGTGAACCAGCTCGGCAGCGGGACGGTGTTCGGGGAGATTGCGATGCTGGGGGGCGAGCGGCGCTCGGCCTCGGTGCGCACGGCGGCGGCGTCCACGCTGGTGCGGATTCCGCGCGCGGCGCTGCTGCCGCTGCTGGCGGCGGACGCGGGGCTGCGGCGCAGCGTGTGGGGCACCTTCGCGGAGCGGCGCTTCGACGACCTGGTGCGGGGGATGGACCGCTACGCGAAGCTGGGCCGCAAGGCGCGGCTTGGCTGGCTGCAGCGCGGCGAGCAGGTGGAGCTGGCGCCGCGGCAGGAGCGGCTGCTGGAGCCGGGCTCGTACCTGTTGGTGCTGGCGGGCGCGGTGGAGCTGACGCACGCGGCGCCGAGGATGACGGCGCGGGGCACGATGCTGCTGGAGGTGGAGCGCCCGCTGCGCGTGGTGGCGCAGGAGAGCACGCAGCTCGTCGTCCTCCCCCGCCTCGCGTCGCCGGAGCTGCTCCTCGCGGTGGAGACGAGCCTCCCGCAGGCCCTGCCCCTGCCGCGCGTCGTCCTGGAGCAGCCCCGCGCGGCGGCGTGACCCCTCACGC contains these protein-coding regions:
- a CDS encoding cyclic nucleotide-binding domain-containing protein, producing MPRIASTEIIVPKSLSLEARARLTDALYAVHQQIFDGVERESFAKYVVESKAEQTWIQVHKNEAGDIVGYFAMHVFEKPLNGVTTAVFRAEAGSLRAYRGANTNTRFGLSLVLKYMLRHPGRPAYYMGSLVHPSSYALFAKYCGEVWPRREQPVPPQLLAFMDGLATEFGLEKVDAANPLLREVGWRTRESEVERDYWRQCDKPAARYFMEANPGYVNGHGLVTLVPATAANILSVLSVLVGRSLRKPMDALRALARRLPGGAKLRRSEVVRQLRASPLFARFGTQALESLAASAQVMELPAGRYVFRKGDASDELYLLARGAAYVLAENGGGEEGVVNQLGSGTVFGEIAMLGGERRSASVRTAAASTLVRIPRAALLPLLAADAGLRRSVWGTFAERRFDDLVRGMDRYAKLGRKARLGWLQRGEQVELAPRQERLLEPGSYLLVLAGAVELTHAAPRMTARGTMLLEVERPLRVVAQESTQLVVLPRLASPELLLAVETSLPQALPLPRVVLEQPRAAA